Proteins encoded by one window of Rhodamnia argentea isolate NSW1041297 chromosome 6, ASM2092103v1, whole genome shotgun sequence:
- the LOC115746049 gene encoding metal tolerance protein B isoform X1: MTQIIYPLLMEDPADSVKGRANQVEIEISYVSEAIHDHPTPPRPCHLLCAFSKLENDEEASNRRLKSLTKLCGLMILYMVVMLVEVVGGIKANSLAVLADAGHLLTDVVGLSVSLFAVWASSWKATSHYSFAYNRLEVLGALFSVQLIWVVSGLLLYEAVDRILHKSETVNGKLMFFIAAFGFIVNLIMVTWLGHDHSHHGCDHADHDHDHEHDGEGEKEELRVLTAREDHEINLPVSTPSAKAKILNINLQGVYLHVMADLIQSVGVMIAGAIIWWAPQWQVVDLMSTLIFSVLVLSTTLSLLKNVFRVLMEGTPGGIDVESLADGLKGIKGVHEVHDLHVWAITLGKIALSCHVVAQSGVSSGEIVHDVREYCERTYSIHHVTVQVE; the protein is encoded by the exons ATGACTCAGATTATCTACCCCCTGCTG ATGGAAGACCCGGCAGattctgtcaagggaagagctaACCAAGTGGAAATTGAGATTTCATATGTTTCTGAAGCTATTCACGATCATCCAACTCCTCCGCGACCTTGTCATCTTCTTTGTGCCTTTTCAAAGctagaaaatgatgaagaagcgTCTAATCGCCGATTGAAGTCATTAACAAAACTTTGTGGACTAATGATCCTATACATGGTAGTCATGTTAGTCGAAGTTGTTGGTGGCATCAAAGCCAACAGTCTTGCAGTTCTAGCTGATGCAGGTCACCTACTCACTGATGTCGTCGGGTTATCAGTCTCTCTTTTTGCAGTGTGGGCCTCTAGTTGGAAGGCAACATCACACTATTCTTTTGCATATAACCGCCtagaagttttgggtgcactTTTTTCGGTGCAACTTATCTGGGTGGTGTCTGGTCTCCTGTTATACGAAGCAGTTGACAGAATTCTTCACAAATCTGAGACGGTGAATGGAAAGCTCATGTTCTTTATTGCAGCATTTGGATTTATAGTAAACTTGATCATGGTCACGTGGCTTGGACACGATCATTCGCATCATGGATGTGATCATGCTGATCATGATCATGATCATGAGCATGATGGTGAGGGTGAGAAAGAGGAATTGCGTGTGCTAACTGCTAGAGAGGACCACGAAATAAATCTTCCAGTCTCCACCCCGTCAGCGAAGGCCAAGATTTTGAATATAAACCTTCAGGGGGTCTACTTGCACGTCATGGCTGATCTCATTCAATCGGTCGGGGTGATGATCGCAGGAGCCATCATATGGTGGGCACCACAATGGCAAGTGGTGGATTTGATGTCCACTCTCATTTTCTCTGTCCTTGTTCTTAGCACTACTCTGTCCTTGCTTAAGAATGTATTTCGTGTTTTGATGGAGGGAACACCAGGGGGGATTGATGTTGAGAGTCTGGCGGATGGTTTGAAGGGCATCAAAGGAGTTCATGAGGTTCATGACCTGCACGTTTGGGCCATAACACTTGGCAAGATCGCCCTGTCTTGCCATGTTGTGGCCCAGTCCGGGGTTAGCTCTGGTGAGATAGTTCACGATGTCAGGGAGTACTGTGAAAGAACCTACAGTATTCATCATGTCACTGTACAGGTGGAATAG
- the LOC115746049 gene encoding metal tolerance protein B isoform X2 gives MEDPADSVKGRANQVEIEISYVSEAIHDHPTPPRPCHLLCAFSKLENDEEASNRRLKSLTKLCGLMILYMVVMLVEVVGGIKANSLAVLADAGHLLTDVVGLSVSLFAVWASSWKATSHYSFAYNRLEVLGALFSVQLIWVVSGLLLYEAVDRILHKSETVNGKLMFFIAAFGFIVNLIMVTWLGHDHSHHGCDHADHDHDHEHDGEGEKEELRVLTAREDHEINLPVSTPSAKAKILNINLQGVYLHVMADLIQSVGVMIAGAIIWWAPQWQVVDLMSTLIFSVLVLSTTLSLLKNVFRVLMEGTPGGIDVESLADGLKGIKGVHEVHDLHVWAITLGKIALSCHVVAQSGVSSGEIVHDVREYCERTYSIHHVTVQVE, from the coding sequence ATGGAAGACCCGGCAGattctgtcaagggaagagctaACCAAGTGGAAATTGAGATTTCATATGTTTCTGAAGCTATTCACGATCATCCAACTCCTCCGCGACCTTGTCATCTTCTTTGTGCCTTTTCAAAGctagaaaatgatgaagaagcgTCTAATCGCCGATTGAAGTCATTAACAAAACTTTGTGGACTAATGATCCTATACATGGTAGTCATGTTAGTCGAAGTTGTTGGTGGCATCAAAGCCAACAGTCTTGCAGTTCTAGCTGATGCAGGTCACCTACTCACTGATGTCGTCGGGTTATCAGTCTCTCTTTTTGCAGTGTGGGCCTCTAGTTGGAAGGCAACATCACACTATTCTTTTGCATATAACCGCCtagaagttttgggtgcactTTTTTCGGTGCAACTTATCTGGGTGGTGTCTGGTCTCCTGTTATACGAAGCAGTTGACAGAATTCTTCACAAATCTGAGACGGTGAATGGAAAGCTCATGTTCTTTATTGCAGCATTTGGATTTATAGTAAACTTGATCATGGTCACGTGGCTTGGACACGATCATTCGCATCATGGATGTGATCATGCTGATCATGATCATGATCATGAGCATGATGGTGAGGGTGAGAAAGAGGAATTGCGTGTGCTAACTGCTAGAGAGGACCACGAAATAAATCTTCCAGTCTCCACCCCGTCAGCGAAGGCCAAGATTTTGAATATAAACCTTCAGGGGGTCTACTTGCACGTCATGGCTGATCTCATTCAATCGGTCGGGGTGATGATCGCAGGAGCCATCATATGGTGGGCACCACAATGGCAAGTGGTGGATTTGATGTCCACTCTCATTTTCTCTGTCCTTGTTCTTAGCACTACTCTGTCCTTGCTTAAGAATGTATTTCGTGTTTTGATGGAGGGAACACCAGGGGGGATTGATGTTGAGAGTCTGGCGGATGGTTTGAAGGGCATCAAAGGAGTTCATGAGGTTCATGACCTGCACGTTTGGGCCATAACACTTGGCAAGATCGCCCTGTCTTGCCATGTTGTGGCCCAGTCCGGGGTTAGCTCTGGTGAGATAGTTCACGATGTCAGGGAGTACTGTGAAAGAACCTACAGTATTCATCATGTCACTGTACAGGTGGAATAG
- the LOC115746052 gene encoding ras-related protein Rab2BV produces MANRVDHEYDYLFKIVLIGDSGVGKSNILSRFTRNEFCLESKSTIGVEFATRTLQVEGKTVKAQIWDTAGQERYRAITSAYYRGAVGALLVYDITKRQTFDNVQRWLRELRDHADSNIVIMMAGNKSDLNHLRAVPGDDGQALAEKEGLSFLETSALDTTNIEKAFQTILTEIYHIISKKALAAQEAAATTLPGQGTTINVADASGNNKRGCCST; encoded by the exons ATGGCGAACCGAGTGGATCATGAGTACGATTACCTGTTTAAGATCGTCTTGATCGGGGACTCTGGCGTGGGCAAATCGAACATCCTCTCGAGGTTCACGAGGAACGAGTTCTGCTTGGAATCTAAGTCCACCATCGGCGTTGAGTTTGCGACGAGAACTCTGCAG GTTGAGGGAAAGACAGTCAAGGCACAGATATGGGACACTGCTGGTCAAGAGCGATATCGAGCCATTACCAGTGCCTACTACAGGGGAGCAGTGGGCGCTCTGCTAGTTTATGACATAACAAAGAGGCAAACCTTCGACAATGTCCAGAGGTGGCTTCGGGAACTGAGGGACCATGCAGATTCTAACATAGTAATTATGATGGCCGGTAACAAGTCTGATTTGAACCACCTAAGAGCTGTACCTGGGGACGATGGTCAAGCCTTGGCTGAGAAGGAGGGCCTTTCATTTCTTGAGACCTCAGCATTGGACACGACTAACATTGAGAAAGCGTTTCAGACAATTTTGACAGAGATCTACCACATCATAAGCAAAAAGGCATTGGCAGCTCAGGAAGCTGCTGCTACCACGCTTCCTGGTCAAGGAACCACAATTAATGTCGCTGATGCCTCAGGAAATAACAAGAGAGGCTGCTGTTCAACTTAA
- the LOC115746067 gene encoding protein THYLAKOID ASSEMBLY 8-like, chloroplastic encodes MAGRLFSKSKFQFFVSSLLRNVSPCTLQESSLLLKPRTQFLDQCSAKDVHWVRRFHDGRPRGPLWRGKKLIGKEALFVISGLKRFKDDEEKLEKFIKTHVLRLLKLDMIAVLSELERQEEVSLAVKMFGVIQKQDWYKRDVFLYKDLIVALARCKKMDEAMQLWETMRKEELFPDSQTYTEVIRGFLRYGSPADAMNIYEDMKLSPDPPDELPFRILLKGLIPHPLLRNRVKQDFEELFPERHVYDPPEEIFGAC; translated from the exons ATGGCGGGTCGACTGTTCTCGAAATCAAAGTTCCAATTTTTCGTTTCTTCTCTCCTCCGGAACGTCAGCCCATGTACGCTGCAAGAATCTTCCCTGCTTTTGAAACCACGAACTCAATTCTTGGACCAATGTTCAGCCAAAGACGTTCATTGGGTGAGGCGATTCCATGACGGGAGGCCGAGGGGACCCCTTTGGAGAGGCAAGAAGCTCATCGGCAAGGAGGCGCTTTTCGTAATCTCGGGATTGAAGCGGTTCAAAGATGACGAggagaagcttgagaagttcATTAAGACCCACGTTTTGAGGCTTTTGAAGTTGGACATGATCGCCGTTCTCTCCGAGCTCGAGCGCCAGGAGGAGGTCTCTCTGGCTGTCAAG ATGTTTGGGGTCATTCAAAAGCAAGACTGGTATAAGCGTGATGTGTTTCTTTATAAGGACTTAATTGTTGCATTGGCAAGATGTAAAAAGATGGATGAGGCCATGCAATTGTGGGAGACTATGAGGAAGGAGGAGTTATTCCCTGATTCTCAAACATACACTGAAGTCATCAGGGGCTTTTTGAGGTATGGATCTCCAGCGGATGCAATGAACATATATGAGGACATGAAGCTGTCTCCAGATCCACCGGATGAGTTGCCATTCAGGATATTGTTGAAGGGACTCATACCTCATCCCCTTTTGAGGAACAGAGTCAAGCAGGATTTTGAGGAGCTCTTTCCTGAGCGGCATGTTTATGATCCTCCTGAAGAGATATTTGGTGCATGTTAA
- the LOC115745894 gene encoding uncharacterized protein LOC115745894 gives MEFKKQGSSSSSFTADIFGAKDLPPSSSSTGVFASIFPPPQSVQGRKSSSEVMGYRQKQHHENQVWNSKQGNPVSPERASCNTTNRDGSIFREERGEPCHLSSSIHYGGRDVYSQPPGAQTSASYPILKKDGGEDDQNGTNSVSGASRGNWWQGSLYY, from the exons ATGGAGTTTAAGAAGCAAGGCAGTTCGTCTTCCTCGTTCACGGCTGACATCTTTGGAGCCAAGGATTTGCCTCCGTCGTCATCTTCAACCGGAGTGTTCGCGTCTATTTTCCCTCCACCTCAGTCGGTACA AGGGAG GAAGTCAAGCTCTGAGGTCATGGGATATAGACAGAAGCAGCACCATGAAAATCAAGTGTGGAACAGCAAACAGGGTAATCCAG TGAGTCCTGAGCGTGCGAGTTGCAACACAACCAACAGGGATGGTTCGATCTTCcgagaagaaagaggagaaccGTGCCATCTGAGTTCGTCAATACATTATGGTGGGCGAGATGTCTATTCCCAGCCTCCTGGTGCCCAAACCTCTGCCTCCTACCCAATA TTAAAGAAAGATGGAGGAGAAGATGACCAGAATGGAACTAATTCTGTCAGTGGTGCCTCTAGAGGAAACTGGTGGCAAG GTTCGCTTTATTACTAG
- the LOC115745887 gene encoding uncharacterized protein LOC115745887, which produces MARDYRSVVLSFRCLCSIIFILSGFSIASFLCWFHCTTSTSPCHKQTQILGRYEDRPIDLLTFGSAWNYLDFTPGRPPKLLKIAVFVKKWPHRSHAGGLERHALTLHLALARRGHELHVFTTSPPNSSFPKYPISSLYFHLSKPTAAGYLDQALVWKQFQSQNSTGRPFDVIHTESVGLMHTRSRNITNLAVSWHGIAYETIHSDVIQELVRSSDEPQSYSLTERVMRVVEEVKFFPSYAHHVSTSDHAGDVLKRVYMIPEERVHVILNGVDENVFRPDVIGGGDFRSNFGIPDSKKLVIGLAGRLVKDKGHPIMFEALKQILKENKKFREGVLVLVAGDGPWRTRYRDLGSNVLVLGPLEQAQIARFYNVIDIFANPTLRAQGLDHTLLEAMLSGKPVLATRLASITGSVVVNADVGYTFPPTVDSLKKALYKVWGDGRIILERKGQVARNRGLHLFAATKMAAAYERLFLCMSSDLAKGETFCKYDDPLP; this is translated from the coding sequence ATGGCCAGGGATTACAGGTCTGTAGTCTTGAGCTTTCGTTGTCTATGctccatcatcttcatcctctctGGGTTTTCGATTGCTTCGTTCCTCTGTTGGTTTCACTGCACCACCAGTACTAGTCCTTGCCATAAGCAAACCCAAATACTGGGCCGATATGAAGATCGACCTATCGACCTCCTCACATTTGGTTCGGCATGGAACTACCTTGATTTCACCCCAGGGCGGCCTCCAAAACTCCTCAAGATTGCCGTCTTCGTCAAGAAGTGGCCTCACAGATCTCACGCAGGCGGACTCGAGAGGCATGCCTTGACCCTTCACCTAGCGCTCGCCAGAAGAGGGCACGAACTCCATGTATTCACTACTTCTCCTCCGAACTCGTCCTTCCCGAAATACCCCATAAGCAGTTTGTACTTTCATCTCTCTAAGCCAACCGCTGCCGGTTATCTTGACCAAGCACTGGTGTGGAAGCAGTTCCAGTCTCAGAATTCCACAGGTAGACCATTCGATGTGATCCACACAGAGAGCGTCGGTCTGATGCACACTCGGTCGCGGAACATAACCAACCTAGCTGTGAGCTGGCATGGAATCGCTTACGAGACCATACATTCCGATGTCATTCAGGAACTTGTTCGTTCTTCTGATGAGCCGCAGTCGTACTCGTTGACTGAAAGAGTGATGAGGGTGGTCGAAGAGGTGAAGTTCTTTCCGAGTTATGCTCACCACGTCTCCACCAGTGATCATGCTGGAGATGTACTGAAAAGAGTTTACATGATCCCTGAGGAACGAGTCCACGTGATCCTCAACGGTGTGGATGAGAATGTTTTCAGGCCAGATGTCATCGGCGGTGGGGATTTTAGATCAAACTTTGGCATTCCGGATTCTAAAAAACTGGTCATAGGGTTGGCAGGGAGGCTGGTTAAAGATAAAGGACACCCGATAATGTTCGAAGCCCTAAAGCAGATActcaaggaaaacaaaaagttcAGAGAAGGCGTCCTGGTTCTTGTCGCTGGAGACGGTCCCTGGAGGACCAGATATAGAGATCTAGGTTCCAACGTTCTGGTCTTGGGGCCGCTAGAACAGGCTCAAATTGCAAGATTCTATAACGTGATTGATATCTTTGCGAACCCAACTCTACGAGCTCAAGGATTGGATCATACTCTGTTAGAAGCAATGCTTTCCGGTAAGCCAGTCCTTGCCACGAGGCTTGCCAGTATAACTGGGTCTGTCGTTGTTAATGCAGATGTGGGATACACATTTCCGCCCACGGTGGATTCGCTAAAGAAAGCTCTCTACAAAGTTTGGGGTGATGGCAGAATCATTTTGGAGAGAAAAGGGCAAGTTGCACGGAATAGAGGCCTGCATTTGTTTGCTGCCACCAAGATGGCTGCTGCCTATGAAAGGTTGTTTTTGTGTATGTCGAGCGATTTGGCAAAAGGAGAAACTTTTTGTAAATACGATGATCCACTTCCCTAA